Genomic window (Phragmites australis chromosome 21, lpPhrAust1.1, whole genome shotgun sequence):
CGATGGCATTCAGCAGCACAGGAAGGGTGTATGTCACGATAATGTCGCCAATCCAGAAGGATAAGGCGCAGATGGCTATGCAGATGCCACGAACAGTGGTGGGGAAAATCTCTGCACAAAGAATATTCGGAATAGGTCCAAACCCCATGACGAAGAAGCAGAAATAGACTATGACACTGATCGTGGAGAGTGCAGCATGCACCATGGTTCCCACATCTACAATGTTGACCACGACCAAGATAACCAGTGCTACTATCAGGATAGGGATTGTTGCAAGGAGAAGAAACCTGAATGAGAAACAAGGCAGAAGAATGATTATTCTTTCTACTCAGTTTTACCAAAAGTACATTCGAGCATAAATAGGCAATAGCATGTGAAACATGAAATCTAACCTCCTTCCAGACATATCCATAAGCCTCATAGCGATACCAATGCTCGGAAGCATCAGTAAGGTTGTCAAGGCActgataagaatagatgcagAAGATGAACTTAAACCAATGTTTGAAAGAAGAACACCAACACCTGCTTGCTCAAGAATCTGAGGAGTGTAGTACAGAACACCATTGATGCCGGCAAACTGCATAAGGAGATAAGTTAATGATCAACAAACTAACATTTCGTATACCATATTGACAGAAAAAcagtgaaaagaaaaaacaaaattatgtTACAAGGTGAAATGTTGTGCTGGGCCCTTACTCTCAGAAGGCTAGACCATATTCAGCAAACATATTCACAAATCTCCTTGTAAGTGAATGTGGAGAAAAGATCAACCTACTGTTTCCATGTTTCTGATAAAATGCCTGTTAATCAAGTTATGTGACCTAAACAACGTTTAGGGGTCCCACAGCCCACCAACAGCTTCTTAGTATCTTAttggggcatttgcaaatacctccctagttttttattttttgcaaggatgccactcgaatgacagttttaatggtatttttgcaattttctagtgGCAAGCTTGCAATAACACCAAGAGTAGTGGTTTCTTTGCAATTGTCCCTATCTTATTTAATAGAATATTTTTATGTGTTTCTTATGCCAGATACCACAGCATGTTTCTTCAGATTGACTACTACAATTTGTCAAAACTGACTTGACTTGTGTTAGGAGGTAAAGATTATTGGTAGCCTTTACAGTCTGATCAGCAAAACTATGCTACCAGTTATTAGCATCCATCATATCATCAGTTTTATTTGCTTCTTTGGAACAACAGAATAGGCTACAAAACATTTGTTGGTAAGGTCAAGAGTAAGAACTTTAAAAAGAAAGTAATTAGCAGCAGTACAGCACATAGGAGCAAGATGCTTTATTTTGAACTCTTTGGTTTTAAGAAAAAGAACTTTAGTTCATGACAAGAAATGCTTTTGGTGTTTCTAAAGCGCTAAATCAGGTATTACGTGCACTTATGAACGTATACATTGGTATATAGAAGCAAATCTAGTTACCTGTTGCAGGATTTGTATTCCTATGCCAACAAACAGTGCATGCTTCACTCCAGGTTCAAACAGGTCAGCCCATCTTGGACCTTTAGCAACTGCCGCAGATGGATGTACCATGGCAGGACCAGCAGCACGCTGCTCCATCAGTTCCTTAGAGTAAAGAGCTGGTTGGCTCACAAGAGCTGCAGCCTGGACGAACTCACCACCGGGAGGAACATCCCCTCCTGGTAATGACAATATAGAACCCCTGTTGCCTTGTACCCCCTCCTCATGCAAGTAAATACGTTGGAAGCCACCTTCCTTTTGCCCATCTGAACCTTCTCTCTCAGTCCATTTCCACGCCAACTGCCATCCTCCACCAATGCCCATGCTGCTTACTGCCTCCCCTCCCTGCATAAGACTGCTACTTCTTCCCACAGAACCCATTATGCTACCATGAGGTGCAGCAATCTCCTTTCCTTCCACGCTTGTTGCTTGACGAGAAATAAGTGGGCTTTGGAGGCTATCCTCAATGTCATCTCCACCATGATCTGAAGCATAATCTTCACCTTCCCTTTGACTCTCGGCATCCCAGTCAGCTTTCGCCTGCTGCTGTTCCGCAACACTAAACATGCTGCCAAAGTTGGGAAATAATGTGCTCCGCATGCTCCCCATTATCTCGGGCATCTTCTCGTGGACACTTCCGAAAAGAGTGACAACAGGATCCACAAAGGGCTTACCCTGACTAACCATACTCCCATGCCGAGAGATGAGACCCATCGCACTTCCAAGTGCACTCTGTCCCCGAACAGGACGGGCAACCCAAGATAGTCCTTCTTCAGGTCCATATAGTTTGATCTTCTCTGGATCTGGAGCCAGCCCTTCATCAGCAAGCTCGTCATCAGGGCCAATTATGTATTCTTCAATACGTGTATCTTTCCCAACACCCAAACCTTCAACTAGAAGAGCCATTTCACCTGTACATTTAATCCAGCATTCCAGCATGAGTAATCATCACACAAAATGTATAAGTTCTACAATTACATTGAATTATATCTTGCAAAGTCATTCAAACCTGAGACATCTTCCCTTCCCCGCAACCTTTGCAACACTCGCTTAGCCTCAGCCATCCTTCCTTTGCTCACAAGCCACCTTGGCGATTCAGGCAAGTAGAAGACAGTCAATG
Coding sequences:
- the LOC133902976 gene encoding monosaccharide-sensing protein 2-like, translated to MTGSVLVAIAASIGNLLQGWDNATIAGAVLYIKKEFNLQSEPLIEGLIVAMSLIGATVITMFSGAVADSFGRRPMLILSAVFYFVSGLVMLWAPSVYVLLLARLIDGFGIGLAITLVPLYISETAPTDIRGLLNTLPQFSGSAGMFLSYCMVFGMSLMPKPDWRIMLGVLSIPSLIYFALTVFYLPESPRWLVSKGRMAEAKRVLQRLRGREDVSGEMALLVEGLGVGKDTRIEEYIIGPDDELADEGLAPDPEKIKLYGPEEGLSWVARPVRGQSALGSAMGLISRHGSMVSQGKPFVDPVVTLFGSVHEKMPEIMGSMRSTLFPNFGSMFSVAEQQQAKADWDAESQREGEDYASDHGGDDIEDSLQSPLISRQATSVEGKEIAAPHGSIMGSVGRSSSLMQGGEAVSSMGIGGGWQLAWKWTEREGSDGQKEGGFQRIYLHEEGVQGNRGSILSLPGGDVPPGGEFVQAAALVSQPALYSKELMEQRAAGPAMVHPSAAVAKGPRWADLFEPGVKHALFVGIGIQILQQFAGINGVLYYTPQILEQAGVGVLLSNIGLSSSSASILISALTTLLMLPSIGIAMRLMDMSGRRFLLLATIPILIVALVILVVVNIVDVGTMVHAALSTISVIVYFCFFVMGFGPIPNILCAEIFPTTVRGICIAICALSFWIGDIIVTYTLPVLLNAIGLAGVFGIYAVVCILALVFVFMKVPETKGMPLEVITEFFSVGAKQAKEPTDD